The following coding sequences lie in one Candidatus Methylomirabilota bacterium genomic window:
- the yajC gene encoding preprotein translocase subunit YajC, giving the protein MNVADAAELAFASFAPPGGGAGTGAFLTQIVFFAAIFAIFYFLLIRPQQRQRRERERLLAALKKGDRVVTSSGLHGTITGLTEHTATLRVADQVKLEFDRSAIARIVEGQADRDA; this is encoded by the coding sequence ATGAATGTCGCCGATGCCGCCGAGCTCGCTTTCGCCTCGTTCGCCCCGCCGGGCGGCGGAGCCGGGACCGGCGCCTTCCTCACGCAGATCGTTTTCTTCGCGGCCATCTTCGCCATCTTCTACTTCCTGCTCATCCGGCCCCAGCAGCGGCAGCGCCGCGAGCGCGAGCGGCTGCTGGCCGCGCTCAAGAAGGGCGACCGCGTGGTGACGAGCAGCGGGCTGCACGGGACCATCACCGGGCTCACCGAGCACACGGCGACGCTGCGCGTCGCCGACCAGGTGAAGCTGGAGTTCGATCGGAGCGCCATCGCGCGGATCGTTGAGGGCCAGGCCGACCGCGATGCCTAG